In Procambarus clarkii isolate CNS0578487 chromosome 30, FALCON_Pclarkii_2.0, whole genome shotgun sequence, the DNA window CCTCACCCGACTGTATTCCTGACCTGGCTCAATGTCCCCAGACGGTTGCGTTGACCCGGGACCACAAGTGGATCACTCGGGAGGCTATCCGTCGCAACCTTCGCCAGTTCTTCTTGCAGTACCCGCCGGAGTCGCAGCCGGACTTTAACGTCCCCCCTTCGGTCACGCTGACAGAGCTCTACCACGCCTACTACGGCGCCTCCGCCTCTCCCGCTCGCTTCATCAAGGCTGTCAACTCTATAGCTGCAGCCAACGTAAAGGCAGACTCCGCCGTACAACTTAGGTACTTTGTTCCGTAGTTGAGGTCTATTTTATAGTCTAGGTTTGTTCCATAGTTCAGATTTTAATAACTGGCTCCTCTGTTCAGGTCTATTAATATTCCACAAAATTAATCGCTTTCAGTTTGAAACAAGAGCCCTTCAGTTAGCATTAGCTCTGCGCAACGCCATCATAGCCCCGAATATCACGGTGTTTGCAAATTACTTGTGATTTCGGTGATATGTACCTGGCAATCACCACTGGTGTTCAACCGTTGATACTCTGAcgaacactccaccacccgcagaCATGACCCAGACATCCAGGGGGACGGGGAGGAGCTCACAGAGCTGCAAGCGTCGCTGACGGACAGGTATCCGCAAATTCTGACTTCCATTCTGCTGGACGAGGCGTACACTGCTGCCCGCTCCCTTCTGGGCCTCTCCTTCCATTCCATTCAGAAGTTCTATGCACACTCCACCTGGGTCGAGCAAGGTAACACGGCCATCCTGCCcgatcttggtcttcctggattCGAGTTCGAGGATCTAGCAGACCCAACAGAAGCTGTGTGTACACCGTGTCCCAGTTCCCAGGTACGGTCTTCAGGCCATTTCTAACATGCATTATATTTTGACCTGGAAACTATCTCACAATATTCATATATAACATAAGATCCGTCTTGTTTTGACTGGTTTGAGGAATATTGTGTGTAAATGCTGCCTCACTGAGCACTCATGACAGCCTACATGAGCACCGAGGATGCCTCAGCAAATAACGTGTTTGTGTGTGCAGGGAGAGTGCTCCGGCAACGTGGTGAGTGGGGCAAGACTGAGCAGCGGGTATTACCAGTACGACGATCCAATGGCTGACATCTACCTTATACCCAAGCCCACCACAGGTATGTCAACATACCCAGTACAGGTATGTCAACATACCCAGTACAGGTATGTCAACATACCCAGTACAGGTATGTCAACATACCCAGCACAGGTATGTCAACATATCCACCACAGGTATGTCAACATACCCAGCACAGGTATGTCAACATACCCAGCACAGGTATGtcaacatacccaccacaggtATGTCAACATATCCACCACAGGTATGTCAACATACCCAGCACAGGTACGACAACTCCAGGAatcaatatatactgtatatctagGTGACACAAGTGAACACATTAGCAGCTTAACATCAGCAACGCTTGCGAAAATGACAGACATCCAGAAAGTCTTAATTTAGGAAGCTAAAGAGGCCTCGAGAATGCAGTACAACCTTCGTCAGACCATCCTTCAGTGTGCAACCACGTGTAGAACTCACATCTAAAGTAAactacaacacagaaatcataaatatgaacaattgaacaattctttgcaattcttttgaccatgtccttGCTCAgtggattaaggcagcgtctgggatgctctcggacgtaggttcgaatcctcgtcacggcccttgtggatttgttcatgtgatgcatcacgctattgtgatttctgtgtgtattgggtctttccttcaccttcaaacTTGTTATTATGTGCAGTTTTGAATATCATTAATTCCTTTTtctcttatttatttatattttaaatttacgtTTTTCAGTCGATTTGCACTTGTTTTCTTTTACGATATAAAATAAAGAGGCATCGTTTGTTTGTGTTGTCAGGCGGCAAGTGTAGCCACGGCGGTGTGTTGGACTCCAGCTCCTGGCAGCCAGCTGAGGGAGGCATCAACAAGGACACAGCTTCCCCCTgcttctccccccaccaccacctgcaccagcaggCAGCTGAGCTCGCTGTCCAGGTGAGACACACGCCTCCACCCTCTCCTCCACCCTCTCCTCCACCCTCTGCTTCAcgtcaatatttcaagtataaattATTGAATTTATTCTAGTCCATTGAGAATAAATGAAAACAGAAAAAGTCTCTAGACTTTGAGTCAGATAACTATCTTAGTAAATTGTTTATATCAATATATGAATGTTCAGACATTCATATTAAATTGCATTAATTTGTGCATGTTACATGGATGCATGACGTCATGAGCACACATAAAAAGTGTAATAATCAAAATCTTGCAACGTGAGGCGACGGATCACTACCTGAGGGTGCTGCTGGACGCCGTGGGGAACGAGAAGTACCGACGGCTGTTCGACCTGTACCAAGGGTCTGCTCTCTCCATCGTCATCGACACCACGGGCTCCATGTCAGACGACATCGAGGCTGTCAAGGACCAGGTCGCGAGTATCGTGGAGAACACCAACCCTGAGCTTTACATCCTGGCTCCCTACAACGACCCCAGTAAGCCAGTCAGGTGCCGAGAGGCACATCAGCAAGATTGATAAAATAGGCTTTGCTTACACTAATACCCGCTGCATAAAATCAATTATTTTGCTAATCTAAGCCAGTTGATGTTTCAGATGAGACCGTAATTGGTCCCATATTCATATCAGAGCTTTGTTCATTTTATTATGAAACTAAACccctgcgagtgtgtgtgtgtagaccaccTCAACCCTGCTCTCCACCCCGCAGCCTGGGGACCCGGACTGAGGACAGACAACGCTACTGAATTCCTGGAAGCCGTCAATGCCCTTTATGCCCACAACGGCGGGGACATCGAAGAGATGTTCTGGTCTGGCCttcaggtacaccaccaccatgtgctTCTTCCCTTTCTGTTACCTTCTTGTATATTATTataattggcatatatatatattattatatataagttAACTTTGGTGTGAGTGTGACCGGTTAATGAAGAATGATGTTGTGTCCCTGGCAGCTGGCTCTGAGCTTGACACCAGACTACGGCGACATCTTTTGCTTCACTGACGTCGGAGCCAAGGACGGGGAGAAGATGGAGAGTGATATTGCCAGATCCCAGCaacagcacaacaaggtgagagtcctttccctctccatctctctccctgtaTTTCTCTCGTACTCTTTTTCTTTttgtctccttctcctccttatgAAGACACTAACCCAGTCTACTGTGGCTCCAGGTGTCGATCATCTACAGTGGGAGCATCCCCAGCGAGACCCCGAGCCGTGGCTACGTGTTGACGCAGGTGGAGGAGTACCGCCGGCTCGCTGATTCTACGGGAGGCCTCTTCATCCCCTCAGACAAGTTCAGCATCGACACCATCATGCCTATCCTCAGTGAAGGTGTCGAGAGCTCTGACGTAAGTGTGCCAGTGCTTGTGTGGTTGTCCGTGTGCGAGTGCTCGACAGAAATAAAAACAGGTGCTGCATATACAGAACACGAGAACCACAAGGGCCAGGTTCAGAACACTACAAGCCTAACAGAACACGTTAGCCTCTGGGACGTGTTCAGAACACATGCTTCTGAGCTGTGTTCAGAATACTAGCCCCCAAGTCCGCATTCTGAACACGAGCGCTTCACAGACCTGTTTAAAACACACTAGTCTCAGGACCACATTCAGGAGACAATAGCCCAAGGTTGCGTTCCTATCACGAGAGCTTCTGGGGGAGGGGGGCCTTATTATTTGTATTCGTATATTTTGTTACCAGACTTTAAAAAATGGATGAACATGAGTTAAGGTCTGTTCTGTGAAACTACTGTCCTTCAgtattatatattttgaaataaATAATACAAGGCATCAATAAGAACGAGTTGACCGCTACTTGGTGCCACTAAAGTAGGCTCTAACTCTAGCTTTTTAAAGTCCATATACACTTATCAGTATAATGTGTGAGTAATTATTaatcactcaacacacacacacctccacatctGTTTTGGAATTCCAGGTCAGTAAATAAAATATATGAGAGCTGGTTAATTGGTTGCTCCAGATCCCTCACTGAAAGATTGACACTGTGATGGTGAGGGAAAGGTGAAGAACTCGTCTGCCTTAACCAGACATTTCCTTCCTCTCTTTAGGTGGACGTCACCCAGCTGAAAGGACTTGTGGGGCGCCAGGATATCGCTGTGCCCATTGATGACTCCATCAGTGACTTCGAGATCCGCATCGCCGGCGTTGTTACCACGGCGCTGCTGAAGGATATCACCGGTGAGTTGGAAAGGGGTTCctagtggtgacgctggtgggagtGAGTCTTGCGATGCTCATAATTTACTGAACAACCTTCAGTTATGTTTATTTTCTTGCTGGATCTTCCCTAAAGATTATTTGGGTACTGAGATTTATATCTGTGACCTTTAATAGTGGAAGTTCTAAGTTATTGTATCTTAGTAATTGATATTATAGTGTTATCATTAAACACTGTCTTGTCTTTGTAACCCAACGTGACTTACGTGACATAATTCTAATCTCATGTTTGCAAACTGTATATGAACTCTTGAAGTTGAAGAATTAGTTTATTAaattggatataaataggattctTAAAAATCTACCACATAAATAATGGAACTAAATTGGGGAAGCTTGATTTTAAATATGAATTACCATTGACGTGGGTCAGaaaagggttagagatttgtggaAGCAGCAGCTAGGTATCATCGTAGAAGCTACGTTACTGGGAGACTTGAGGCCTAGACTGGATGAAAATGGTTGCGTGTTAATTGGAATTTCTTATGCCTTTGTGCCGGTTTCACCAGGCACCGAGTACGACCTAATGGACGAAGCCAGCCTGCTGTTGGACCCCGAGATCGAGGTCGTGGTCTACAGCAGCGGTCTTAAAGCCATAAAGTGGATAGAGCCTCGCTACGGCCTGTGGAGTCTCCAAACCTACTCGAGTTCCACCTACAGCGTCTCCGTCAGCGGCAACTCCACGCTGAGCTTCCTGGGCGGGTTCTCCATCCTTGACCCTTCCCCGCCACACCCTCATTACCGCGCCGCTGAGGGCAACCCTCTCGTCAGTGAGTTACACCTCCACCTCCTCAGGTCCTGTTAGAGACTCGTATTGACACTCCCTCACCAGGTTCATCTAAACTCATTAGGCAATTACTAATTTGCTGGACGAATCTTGAATGAGTCACTCTTCACAAGTCCAGCTCGAGTCATCGGTGAATCACTCCTGCTCCTCAGTTTCCTCGTGATTCATCAGTAAATCACAACACATTCCCAGTTCCTGCTCGACTATTCACTGATTCCCACTCCACGTCCTCTTAATCACCATGCTCGCCTCACGAATGAGTCCCCCCAGGTGCTGCTTAACTCACCAACGTCCCCAGGCCCTACCTCGGGCCAGCAACACGTCTAACATCTCACAGAACGCTGTCAACGGCTATATTTAAGTTCTCGACGTCACGATAATAAGGCAGCACAGACTGACTTTCACACTCAGGCTGAATTATTGTACATATTTCCTTATCACTGGTTTACTGGCATAATGTTATTAAACTCACTTCATATTATATGCTGAGCCAATTATTCTTGTCCCCCAGATACTGTGTATTACGTGGAGGTGACGCTGATTGGTTACCTGGAGAGTGACGTCACCGATGTCACACGAATTGAGTATGTGGACAAGGTAAGCCTGGAGGAGGGGGCAAGGGGGTGCCTGAAGCTCCTCACTAAAAGATAACTTAACTTTAAACACTTAAACACTCCACAATTAAAGATATATTAACCTTTAGGATGTGATATGTTAAATTTGACATGACGGTACGCGGGAGCGCATTGCTACTAACGGCAATGAGCGGTAATTCCTGAGGTCCGATTTTAATTCCTAAAACTATCAAAAAACTAAAATATGTTTTTGGCAAATATTTCCTAATAGGAAGAAAAAACTTGCTATTATGCATAATATTTGTCAAATAGAAGAATTTGGCGCTTTTGACATTATTACATATTAGAAAATAAACcgtaaaaaaatatttgaaactaCATTTTCTGTTATCTTAATTATCTTACGTGTCTTAAATCTTATTAACACTGCATTTTCTCTCATCATAATAAAAGAAAACGGAAGATTAGATAATAACAAGTGAATTATATTTCAGGTCCAGATACCAATATCAAAATTTAATTAATATGAAACTCGGTATATCCAAGATGGGGTGtatcatattaaaaaaaaatagcaaaTTTTTAAAAGAAACTCATAacataatttgttttcaattattTTCGTATATATGGTAATATCAATTGTGTTTACTCTCTCCCGTTTGTTTACACGTGCAGTCGGGAGCGAGTCTCCGGGAGATACCGTACCACGGCGAAGTCGACGATGAGTTCTACGTGCGATCAGACCCCCTGCCGGAGGAGCCCTTCTACGTCAAGCTGTACGGCCACGTCAAGTCCGGTAGGTTGTGCAGTAACATAGCGTCGGGTCCGGAAGGTCGTTCAACAACATGGGTTACATTctaaagccttatcttgaatcctATTCCTTCACAACATGTCGGCAAGTTTCACCTGAAAAAATGCAAAGTATCACTTTGTTTAGCGTGGGTATAGGTAGCAACACTGAAACCTGGTGAGTATTGTACCATAGTAACACTGAAACCTGGTGAATAGTGTACCATAGTAACACTGAAACCTGGTGAATAATGTACCATAGTAACACTGAAACCTGGTGAGTAGTCTACCATAATAACACTGAAACCTGGTGAGTATTGTACCATAGCAACACTGAATCCTGGTGAGTAGTGTACCATAGCAACACTGAAACCTGGTGAGTAGTTTACCATCGTTTTCTAAATCCTGCATCAGAATCCTAGCACGTGGCTTCATTATATGTTGATGATAAGATGTACTCCCTGGGAATCTGAACGTCAGGAAAGCTAAATTGTAAGGCGGTTGTTTACAACAAGGTTAGTAGGCGGGGCATAACGAGCTAGATTTCACTCCCCGTAGTCACTATTAAGTAGTTATTGTTAGGTAGGCAATGATAGCTAGTCagtgttaggtaataattgttacAAAATCACTGCTAGGCAAGCACACCTCTCACTCGACTTTCAGAACACAAAACACGATCCTCTGACAATACTGGTACAGTGATGATGTATTCTGGTACTGTGATGATGTATTCTGGTACTGTGACGTGCCAACTTGACTCCACCACGGGGTGCTGTACCCCCTAGGGTCCTAAAccctggggtgggggtgggaaggTTAGGACCCTGAACTCTCAATTTGTATTGAGCAACTTGCAAGTTTGTTTTGTTTACACTTGCTTCGTCAGGCAATGAGTTCAGCCGCCTCCTGACGGTGCTCATGACTCCTGTCGAGACTGACGTGGGGGTCCTGGCCACCTCGGAGGACCTAGCTGCCCGCCCCGGGGACACAGCCAGCGGAGACTTTGTCGTCAGTAACTACGGCCTCAGCTCCTACTTTGACATCACTGGAACGGACGATAAGGGCTTCCTCACCTACGTCGTACCTGAGAGGTCAGCCTTGtgtgtgtataataataataataattatttatttagaagaaggtacaatgggttggtgagaataCATATGAGTGCCATTTTTACATTCATGTAAAGCCATTAacgtgcatagcgtttcgggcatgtgtGTTTGAAATGTGTGTGTATGCCCCACTTtactcatatgtgtgtgtgtatatacacacacacatatgcatatgtgtgtgtatatataccgaGAGGTGTGTTCcaattctcggtgtatatatacttGTAATTTTATTTTAGTCCCATACAATGTTCAGGATTATGATATACTTGCTGTTTGGTCAGcaagtgttgtggtggccttaatagccctccagaagttgataggcTTTAATATTCCTCCAATGGTGTATAGGCCTTAGTatcccctccagaggttgatggggctTAATAACCCTGTAGAGACTAGTAgcccttaagcccaacaccaaaccaaacgAGGTTTTTATCTGTACAATATAGGCTTTCAGAGACTCGAGTCTACTGTACTTACTCCTGAAACTTATGGAATTTGCCTCAGCCATTTCCCATTTTCAGCTCATTTCACTTACTTATCATGCACTGAAGAACCTCTTCCTTACATCATTGTAAGAATATTTTATGTTATGATCTTGTTGCCTCTCCACCGCCTGTTTTACCAGACTTtcttcttaagaacataagaataaagaaaaCCGCAAAATACCTATCAGCCCATATGAGGCAGATTTATATTTTCCATAActcgtgcatatatatatatatatgtctaaccttgaAACAATGGAGCGATCCCAAGCCTCTGTAGTAACTATAGCCTTTACTCTTCCGGTGGGAACCTCCCTTTACCCACGCCTGCATCTCCTGCCGCAGGGTGTACATTGACAACAACGCCTCTGAGGTGGTGACGGTGTTCTTCGCGGTGCCCCTGACTGCGGTGCCGGGGACGGTGAGCATGGTCACCCTGACGGCCCAGAGCGAGCAACAGCTGCAGTCCGTCAACAGTGGCATCTCTCAGTTCGTCGTGCTCTCCATGGTGCGTCCACTCACCACTCTCATCTTTAGCACTGCCGTGTTTACACCGATAATCTGCTCAGAAATTTTTGATGAAATAATAGCATCTCTAAATGGACTCAGATTAACACACAAATTCCCTGTTAGCAACAGTCATTACACTGTTTTAACGTTAGCAACAGTGATTTTCACAGAGGGTAATGCTAATATATGTTCTTTGGTTTTCGTTACTGATCTGAGTTTTTGTTTCAGGAATTAGACGACACTCCGCCTAACTGCACTTTGGCCAGCCAGCCTGACTGCTCTGGCTTTGACCTGAACGGTATTTGCGCTAATAAGAACTGGACCACTCAGGCAACTCTCCAGGATGACCCgtatggcggtaggtggtgttatTCTTCCCTGCCTCCCCCTCTTGCCTCCCTCTCCTGCCTCCCCCTCCTGCCTCCCCCTCCTGCCTCCCCCTCCTGCCTCCTCCTCTTGCCTTCCCCTCCTGCCTCCCCCTCCTGCCTCCCCCTCCTGCCTTCTCTTCCTGCCTCCCAAGTAATTCACTGTAGAAAACAGCTAAATATAATAGCCTTCCATTCGTGCTAATAGCTTAGCCCATTTTCCCGAATAATtatcttcctcctccctcccttttcTTCCACTTAATTAATATCAGAATCGTTATATTCCGCCACACCAGATAGATATACTCCCTTCATCCTTCTTCCCCTTACTCTCTGTCTAAgacccctctcccacctcccctcactcggCCTAagacccctctccctcctcctctcactctcGGTCTAagacccctctccctcccctcactaTCGGTGTAagacccctctccctcctcccctcactcTCGGCCTAAGACCCCcgtctccctcctctctcactctcggTCTAagacccctctccctcctccactcaCTCTCAACCTAAGACCCTTCCCCCGCCTCCCCCTCAGGTCTGGTAAACGTGTACGCCCGGCCCGAGGGATTATCGCTTGAGATAGCGGGCATGACTCCTGGCACCACCGGGGAGGTGGTGCTCACCTACGGGGCCTCCTGCTGCACTACTCAGGTCGACCTTATCGGCGTCGACTCTTCAGGCAACGTGGGCAAGTGCAGCATCGATATGGGCACTCTCGGGGGTGAGTGGCACTTTGATGGACACGAGCATTCTGGCACATTGCTTAGGCCTTTCaaatattataataaaaatttCGTGCTAGGTGCCTCAGATCTGAATTTTCAAGGGTGTCTTAAATCCCGGTTTGATATCAGAATGACTTAAAAATGTACTCCAAACTAGGTTAATTATTTATTCTTTTGGGAAGGTtcgactcctcctcctcttcctcagtGAATGTAATTATAGCTGCAAATTCATTTCTGCTCTGGAAGGGATGATCTTGGATCTGGAGGCGGTGTCGACGGGGCAGACGTGGGTGACCCTCAAGTGGACCATCACACCCACCAAGTACGAGGTCCACAAGTACACCATCCTCATCGATGACGACTTCACGGAGGACGACCGCTGCAGCCAGGTCAGTGCTGAAGGTCGTTCTTGATACTTAGTTCGAGAAGGAACTGATATGGTCGTCCTTGAAACTGAGCtcgtggaggtggggggggggtggatatgaAGGTTGTCTTCGAAACTCTACTAGTATGAGGATTGCTATCCTCGAAACTTGAGTTTGTATGGGATGGGTAAAATTAAATTAGCTATTATGGCTTATGGTGACAGGATTGAAATTTCAGTAATGAAATCATGTAAGGTTTAACCTGCCACAGAACTGCATATAATAAATTTCAGATATATTAGTCATTTGATATCAAGGTAATTACCACCATGCAATTGATAAgaccccttacacacacacacacacacacacacacacacacacacacacacacacacacacacacacacacacacacacacacacacacacacacacacacacacatacacatacacatacacatacacacacacatacacacacacatacacatacacatacacatacacatacacatacacatacacatacacaaacacatacacacacacacatacacacacacacatacacacacacacatacacatacacacatacacatacacacatacacacacacacacacacacacacacacacacacacacacacacacacacacacacacacacacacacacacacacacacacaccatgtgtatatcaaccagagagagagacaagtcaCCCTACTGTATGTTGCAGAGTGAGTGCCTTCACAACGTCACCGACCTGCGGCCCTGCACGCCCTATACCTTCAAGGTGACACCCAGTTTTACCGTGGAGGGTTCCTATGTTGCCGGAGAGGCAGCTgccacccaggcctccaccactgacCAAGGTAACCAGCGCTCTCCTCAGGAACATGCCTTAGTAGTCGTTAGTTGTGTTATATATCATGGTTCTATAGAGCACTGTGGTTCGTCCTGTTCACTTAAGTATCTCAGGTTTTTAAACGCATGCAGTAGAATAAAACCGTTGTATCTGTTGCAGATACATGATCATTATTTTATAAAGGAGCAGTAACATTTGTCATTGATTGCAGGCTGTACAACTGTCAATATTTCACCAATTATCATAATATATTAATGTAAAACTGGAGAGGCTTATGAATATATGTATTTTGACAGTTTTACAAAGACAACAGGTGGGAAGCTTTGTGGTAAACAAAGATAAAGTGATCACTTTCAGAGCACCAGGAAAATCTTTCTTCCACCTACTGCAAAATCTGTACAGGCTTATCCTAAACTCAGAATATATAGATAAAGTGTTGCAATCCCCCACAtaaccaaaacaacatgaatCAGAAAAGTTCCACTGTTAGGATATTTTGATTTTTAAACTTTGCGTTATATATTATGACCTCGTATCGTCCTTGACAGAGCCCAGCACCCCGGTGAACGGAGCTGTGGTGGACTCCACGACTGACGGCGTCAATATAACCTGGGAAGTACAACACAACAGTTGCATCAGCCAGTTTCAGGTGGGTATAAGTACACCGAGTCAGGTACAAGTGGAATCATGGAACGGAGAGCAAAGCTTAAGTGGGATCTATTGGGATCATAGCGCACCAGTTAGGGATAAAAGTGGACCTGCTGGGATTATATGAATGACCAGGGTATGTTACCGCCGGTCGGCACCTTCGAACACCGCCAAACGTATAGAACACTTCCACAGCTTCACTCCCATGGGCGTTTATTGCAAGAACAGCACCCATAAGGCCAGGGAGCGACCTCGGGCATCAGGTGGATTCATCATGTGATATAAATGGATTGGTTTAGCCTTGCCCCTTCATGCTAGACCTCACTACCTTCCTCTCTCCGTCAGGTGTGCTACAGGACGACAGACACCTGGGTGTGGGCACTGTGTGAGCGGACGAGCAGCACGAGCTACGAG includes these proteins:
- the LOC123765451 gene encoding von Willebrand factor A domain-containing protein 7 encodes the protein MAGFGLQVVVLAAALQGTAAFLATPLNTSDPDVAHILCPDQTVALTRDHKWITREAIRRNLRQFFLQYPPESQPDFNVPPSVTLTELYHAYYGASASPARFIKAVNSIAAANVKADSAVQLRHDPDIQGDGEELTELQASLTDRYPQILTSILLDEAYTAARSLLGLSFHSIQKFYAHSTWVEQGNTAILPDLGLPGFEFEDLADPTEAVCTPCPSSQGECSGNVVSGARLSSGYYQYDDPMADIYLIPKPTTGGKCSHGGVLDSSSWQPAEGGINKDTASPCFSPHHHLHQQAAELAVQATDHYLRVLLDAVGNEKYRRLFDLYQGSALSIVIDTTGSMSDDIEAVKDQVASIVENTNPELYILAPYNDPTWGPGLRTDNATEFLEAVNALYAHNGGDIEEMFWSGLQLALSLTPDYGDIFCFTDVGAKDGEKMESDIARSQQQHNKVSIIYSGSIPSETPSRGYVLTQVEEYRRLADSTGGLFIPSDKFSIDTIMPILSEGVESSDVDVTQLKGLVGRQDIAVPIDDSISDFEIRIAGVVTTALLKDITGTEYDLMDEASLLLDPEIEVVVYSSGLKAIKWIEPRYGLWSLQTYSSSTYSVSVSGNSTLSFLGGFSILDPSPPHPHYRAAEGNPLVNTVYYVEVTLIGYLESDVTDVTRIEYVDKSGASLREIPYHGEVDDEFYVRSDPLPEEPFYVKLYGHVKSGNEFSRLLTVLMTPVETDVGVLATSEDLAARPGDTASGDFVVSNYGLSSYFDITGTDDKGFLTYVVPERVYIDNNASEVVTVFFAVPLTAVPGTVSMVTLTAQSEQQLQSVNSGISQFVVLSMELDDTPPNCTLASQPDCSGFDLNGICANKNWTTQATLQDDPYGGLVNVYARPEGLSLEIAGMTPGTTGEVVLTYGASCCTTQVDLIGVDSSGNVGKCSIDMGTLGGMILDLEAVSTGQTWVTLKWTITPTKYEVHKYTILIDDDFTEDDRCSQSECLHNVTDLRPCTPYTFKVTPSFTVEGSYVAGEAAATQASTTDQEPSTPVNGAVVDSTTDGVNITWEVQHNSCISQFQVCYRTTDTWVWALCERTSSTSYEMRGLEACVEYEVSVASITPSGLQSSSLLFTVNTQESAPGAPRNVQTVLSTPYSITVTWDDPLENAHCIDRYAVSYTVTDVTLTVEVAARLHHQRAGSDNSVIIENLDPCTNYTIWVSGITVSGIVGPYVESNTATAEIAPSSVTSVTLQEVTSVSMKVTWEGTMTCVDHFNLCYYSQEEVVLYCYEEQVMVATLTGLLPCVTYYVSVTAVSPSDLYSHTLWQTMSTLQVAPGEPQNLTVSSVTSHSISIDFDPPVENPQCTNEYDYTIIGVDEEVIYSDRQTYNQVDNIFEDLEACTNYKIQVRALSSEKLGSQWVTTSATTSEEEPSRPQAFQVLQTNETTLEVSWWAPDVNSNCVKYYELQWTSPYGDVNYDSITPAPGDELPFVIVRLISGLEPCTVYGLSVWAVTPSGSPGNAAMLSHSTLC